ATCGCTTCCTCTCGCATGGCTGCGTGCGGGTGCAGGGCGTGATCGACCTCGCCGCGTGGATTCTCGACGGCGCCAGCGGCCCGATCGTGTCAAAGGAGCAGATCAACGCGAAGATCGCGACCGGCGAACGCGAAGAGGTGAAGCTCGCCAAGCCCGTGCCGGTTGTGTGGGTCTATATGACGGGCTGGGCGTCGGCGGACGGGACGGTGCATTTCCGCGATGACGTGTACCATCTCGACGAGGTGGGAGGGGAAGCGACGCAATAGCGCGTCTATAGCTTCAGGCGGTAGCGCACGAAATCGTCGGCGGGGACGAAAAGGTCGTAAAGTCGACGCGCTTGCGCATTGCCCGCTTTGGTGTGCCAGTAAAGACGCGACCACCCCTTTTCGCGGCCGAGCTCCACGAGATCCTCAATCAGCGCTTTGCCGAGCCCTTTCCTGCGGCAGGCCGGATCGACGAACAGGTCTTCAAGATAGCAGACCGGAGCGATCGACCAGCTGCAGGCGTGCAGGATCGAGATGGAAAAACCGGCGACGCGGCCGTCGACCTCTACGACGCGTCCGATCATCGGCGCGCTCGGGTCCAGCAATCCGTTGAAGGTATGCGCCGTGACGTCCGGGGGCAGGACTGTTTCGTAGAACGCGTTGTAGCCGGCCCAAAGCGCCCGCCACGCCTGCGCGTCCTGTTCGCTTATGTCCCTGACGATCGTCATTCTCCACACTCCCGCGCGCTTTCATGCCATCCGCGCAGCAAGTAATGAGATAGCGCCGCCAGCGCGCCGTAGATCGCCAGTCCCGCCGCCGAGATCAGAGCGAGCGCGGCGAACATGCGAGGAATGTCCAGCCGGAAGCCCGCTTCCACGATGCGATAGGCGAGGCCCGTTCCCTGACCCGACGCGCCCGCCGCCAATTCCGCGACGATGGCGCCGACGAGCGACAGGCCGCCGCCGATACGCAGGCCCGTGAGAAATTGCGGCAGCGCCGCCGGCAGTCGCAAATAGACGAGTTTTTGCCAGGCCGAGGCGCGATAAAGGTCGAAAAGGTCGCGTAATGCGTAGTCGACCGAGGCGAGGCCGAGCGCCGTATTCGAGAGGATCGGAAAGAATGCGACGAGAAAGGCGCAGACCAGCACGGCGTTTTCCGGCTGCATATAAACAAGGAGAAGCGGCGCGATGGCGATGATCGGCGTCACCTGCAGAATGACCGCGAAGGGCAGAAGGGCGCGCTCCAGCCACTTCGACTGCGCCAGCAGCAAAGCGAGCGCGACGCCGCAGATGACGGCGATGAGCAGCGCTTTCAGCGTCACGCCCAGCGTCGCGAGGAGCGAAGAGAAGAGCAGATCGCGATCTTCGATCAGCTTCGCGAAGATTGCGCTGGGAGCCGGCAGCACATAAGGCGGGATCGCCTTCCAGGCGACGATCCCTTCCCAAATTACGAGCGCCGCCGCGAAAACGGCGAGGGGGACCGCGATGTCGCGCAGCTTCGTCAAGCGGCCTCTCCCGTGGCCTTGCGCAGCGCGTGGGAGGCGCGGCGGCATATGTCGGAAAAGACGGCGCTGGTGCGGAAGTCCGCGTCGCGGACGAGCCCCGGGTCGATCGCGATCTCGTCGACGATGCGCCCGCGCGGCTTCGACATCACGATGATGCGCGTCGAAAGAAAGGCGCTCTCGAAGATGGAATGGGTGACGAAGACGATGGTCGCCTGAAGATCCTGTTTGAGCGTGACGAGATCGTCATTGAGCTTGAAGCGCGTCACTTCGTCGAGCGCGGCGAAAGGCTCGTCCATCAAAAGAAGCGAAGGTTTGGTGACGAGGGCGCGGGCGATGGCGCAGCGCATCTTCATGCCGCCGGAAAGTTCGCGCGGCAAAGCGGATGCAAACTCGGATAGTCCGACGCGCGCGAGCGCGTCCTCGATGCGCGGAACGGCCTCCGTGCGGCCCGCGCCCGCGAGCCGCAGCGGCAAATAGACATTGTCGAAAACGCTCGCCCAGGGCAGCAGCGTCGGGTCCTGAAAGACGAAGCCGATATTCTTGCGCGCCATGGGATCGTCCCAGCTGATCGCGCCGCCGCTCGGCTTGGCGAGGCCCGAAATGAGCCGCAGCACGGTCGACTTGCCGCAGCCGGAAGGGCCGAGCAGCGTCAGCGCCTCGCCCCGGCGCACGTCGAGGTCGACGCCCGACAGCGCGGTGACGCCGCTGGGGAAAGTCTTGGAGACGGCGTGCAGGGAGACGAGGGGGCTAGCCATGGACGTCTCCCGTCGCGACGGCTCGGAATCGCTTCTTCGCCGCGCGCCTCGCAAAAACGGCTGCGATCACCGCCGCAGCTCCATCCCGACCTTCTTGCCGATGAAGCGAAGCGTGTAACCCTTCCTGTAATCCAGCTCCGCTGGAACGACGCCAGCTTTCGAAATCTTGTCGAAGAAGCTTGTCATCCGCGCGTCGGTCATGGCGCCGATGCCGAGCGCCAGCGCGTCGCCTGAATCCACAATGCCGCGCTCCTTCATTTTTGCGAGCGAGAAGGCGAGCTGGGCGTCCGTCATTTCCGGATTGTCGCGCTTGATCGCCGCATTGGCGGCGGCGTTGTCGCCATAGAGGTAAGCGTACCAGCCGATGATCGACGCATCGACGAAACGCTGCACGAGGTCGAGCTTCTTGTCGATCGTCTCGGCGCGCGTCTCGATCGTCGTCGAATAGCTGTCATAGCCATAATCCGCGAGCAGAAAGACATTCGGCCTGAAGCCGGCTTTTTGTTCGATGGCGTAGGGCTCGGAGGTCAATATGCCTTCCTGCACGGACTTCTTGTCCGCGATAAAAGGCGCGGAATTGAAGCCGTAAGGTTTCGCCTTCTCATCCTTGAAGCCGTAGCTCTGTTTGAGCCATTGCCAGACCGAGGCGCGGAAATCGCTTGCGATGAAGACGGTCGCGCTCGGCAGATCCTCGAAACGGTCGAGCCCTTCGCCGGGATGCGACATGAAGACCGCCGGCTCGATCTGGAACATGCTCGCCACCGTGACGACGGGGACGTTCTGCTGCACGGATTCGAACATCTGGATCGTATTCGCGCCCATGGCGAAATCCACCCGGCCCGCGGCGAGCAGCAGCCGCGCATTGATCTGCGGCCCGCCCTGCTGGATCGTGACGTCGAGACCGTAACGGGCGTAGGTGCCGTCGACGAGGGCCTGATAGAACCCGCCATGTTCGGCCTGCGCGCGCCAGTTCGTCGCGAAGGTCGCTTTCTCCAGGGCGAAAGCGGGGAGGGCGACGACCGCGAAGAAAGTAACAAGGCTGCAACGAAACATGCTGTGCGCGCTCCTCTCGGACGCGCGAAGCATACACGATTTCCCTTGTCAGATGCCGCTGGATTTGGACGAGAAGTGGAACTTCTCCGCCAGCATGGGCGGCGCGGCCGCAGCGCCGCCGCCCACAGCGCGCCAGACGCGCTCCGTCTTGCCGAGGGCGGCTATATTGGCGAAAAGCTCGCCCAGCCGCTGGTTGAAGCGCATATTGCGCACTGGCGCGGTGACGCGGCCATTCTCGATCAGGAAATTGCCGTCTCGCGTGAGGCCGGTGAGCAGCAGGCTTTTCGGCTCGACCATATTCTCGTACCAGATGCGCGTGACGAGGACGCCGCGCTTCACCGAGCGGATCAGGTCGTCGAGCGACGTCTCGCCGCCCTCGACGATGAAATTGCGCGCCGCCGGAACGGGCTCGGCGTCGGTCTTCCGCGCCCATGAGCGTGAGCGGTAGAGCGTCGACGCGGCGCCCCTGTCGATGAAAGCGCGGGCGCGATGCGGCACGCCTTCCCAGCCGACGCCGCCCTCCGGCGCCAGAGGGTCGGCGGGATCGACGCGGATGGTGAACTTCTCGTCGAAAAGCTTCTCGCCGATGAGCGCGCCGCCGCCCGGTCGCGCGAAGAAGCTGCGGCCTTCATCCGCCGCGCGCGCGTCCATCGCCATCATCACCCAGAAGGCGAGCTCCGCGACGGCGACAGGTTCGAGGATGACGGCGTAGTCGCCCGGCTCGAGATCGACAGGATCGACATTATAAGCCGCCTTGGCGCAGGCGCGCGCCGCGATGGTCTCCGCGTCGAGCCGCGCGCCGAAAAACTCATGCGCGCCGGCCCAGCCGGACCATGTGTCGCTCTTGTTGCGCGCCGTGGCGGAAAGGTCGATCTCGCTTCTGCGCTCATAGGCGAAGAGGCCGTTGCTCGTCGCCAGCGCCTC
The nucleotide sequence above comes from Methylocystis parvus OBBP. Encoded proteins:
- a CDS encoding GNAT family N-acetyltransferase, with amino-acid sequence MTIVRDISEQDAQAWRALWAGYNAFYETVLPPDVTAHTFNGLLDPSAPMIGRVVEVDGRVAGFSISILHACSWSIAPVCYLEDLFVDPACRRKGLGKALIEDLVELGREKGWSRLYWHTKAGNAQARRLYDLFVPADDFVRYRLKL
- a CDS encoding ABC transporter permease, which gives rise to MPPRLPRAAQGHGRGRLTKLRDIAVPLAVFAAALVIWEGIVAWKAIPPYVLPAPSAIFAKLIEDRDLLFSSLLATLGVTLKALLIAVICGVALALLLAQSKWLERALLPFAVILQVTPIIAIAPLLLVYMQPENAVLVCAFLVAFFPILSNTALGLASVDYALRDLFDLYRASAWQKLVYLRLPAALPQFLTGLRIGGGLSLVGAIVAELAAGASGQGTGLAYRIVEAGFRLDIPRMFAALALISAAGLAIYGALAALSHYLLRGWHESARECGE
- a CDS encoding ABC transporter ATP-binding protein, whose product is MASPLVSLHAVSKTFPSGVTALSGVDLDVRRGEALTLLGPSGCGKSTVLRLISGLAKPSGGAISWDDPMARKNIGFVFQDPTLLPWASVFDNVYLPLRLAGAGRTEAVPRIEDALARVGLSEFASALPRELSGGMKMRCAIARALVTKPSLLLMDEPFAALDEVTRFKLNDDLVTLKQDLQATIVFVTHSIFESAFLSTRIIVMSKPRGRIVDEIAIDPGLVRDADFRTSAVFSDICRRASHALRKATGEAA
- a CDS encoding ABC transporter substrate-binding protein produces the protein MFRCSLVTFFAVVALPAFALEKATFATNWRAQAEHGGFYQALVDGTYARYGLDVTIQQGGPQINARLLLAAGRVDFAMGANTIQMFESVQQNVPVVTVASMFQIEPAVFMSHPGEGLDRFEDLPSATVFIASDFRASVWQWLKQSYGFKDEKAKPYGFNSAPFIADKKSVQEGILTSEPYAIEQKAGFRPNVFLLADYGYDSYSTTIETRAETIDKKLDLVQRFVDASIIGWYAYLYGDNAAANAAIKRDNPEMTDAQLAFSLAKMKERGIVDSGDALALGIGAMTDARMTSFFDKISKAGVVPAELDYRKGYTLRFIGKKVGMELRR
- a CDS encoding TldD/PmbA family protein, which translates into the protein MFLSSDDVKSIAKKIIAGSNADACVVKIDGGEDYSLRFARGGATTNIATSETTVRVSSHIGGRVGSVTTASIDETALAAARARSEEIARMLPVDPDYVAPLGPQEYDASARYDDNAASLKLDTLAAQAGRVIEEGARRNVDTFGCASSTRRFEALATSNGLFAYERRSEIDLSATARNKSDTWSGWAGAHEFFGARLDAETIAARACAKAAYNVDPVDLEPGDYAVILEPVAVAELAFWVMMAMDARAADEGRSFFARPGGGALIGEKLFDEKFTIRVDPADPLAPEGGVGWEGVPHRARAFIDRGAASTLYRSRSWARKTDAEPVPAARNFIVEGGETSLDDLIRSVKRGVLVTRIWYENMVEPKSLLLTGLTRDGNFLIENGRVTAPVRNMRFNQRLGELFANIAALGKTERVWRAVGGGAAAAPPMLAEKFHFSSKSSGI